Genomic segment of Deltaproteobacteria bacterium:
GCTTGCTCTGCTTTTTCTTTCTCGCCCACGCCAAACTCGCAAACGTTGTCTGCTCCCCCACGCTCTTTCCTCCCGCCTCACCTTGTCGGTCTTTCTGCTCTTCGTTATTAGACGACTTGCTAGATGACTTGTTCAGAGATTCCTTAGGTGTCTAGGGGATAGTTGAGGCGTTTATCGGATATTCTAGGTAGAGAGTGTTAAATGGCCCAGGTCAATAATAGTAGCGCGCTTCGCTGCATCGGTCAGGATTTTGCGCGGCGCGGCATCAAAAGCTTCGATATTCGCTACCTGCCGAAAGAGAAGGAATATCTGATTCAAGGCGGTTACCAAGATCCGCCGGCGCAGACGCCGGTGACCATCGTTTATCGCCCAGCCGATCTCGACGAGTTGGATGGCTTAGGTACGGAAAAACGCGGTCAGTCGGCGGTCTCGGCGGTATTTTTAAGCCAGGCGCAATTGTTTCGCACCGTGGGCGGCTTCTTGGACAAGAGCGAAGCCCAGTTGGTGCACCTGACCAACAATGAATTGTCGGGCGGCGAGCCATCGTTGAAAGTGGAATATATCAATAGCGACCGTGAGCGGGTAGTCGATAGCTACACCGGCGCGAATCTCTACGGCATGTGCATCACGATGTACAAGCAACGCGGCAAAATGACCGCCACTTACGACCGGTTCTCGCGCTTGCAGCGCTGACGCTCGATGACCGTCTATCACAGCGAGCACTAGTTGAAATTACCAGAAGGCGTTAAAAATTGGACACTGGCACCGATTACTATTCCTTACTTGGGGTAAAGCCGAAGGCGTCGCCTGAAGAAATCAAGCGCGCCTATCGCCAGATGGTTTTTCGTTTCCATCCGGATCGTAACCCTGGCGACGATCAAGCGGCGGGGAAGTTTAGGCAGGTCGTTGATGCCTATGCAGTTTTGTCGGATGGTTTAAAGCGGTCTACCTACGGTACGATTCGCCATTCCAAGGGTCAAGAAGAACCGGAAGAGGAAAGCACAGAAGAACCGCAGCAGCCGTTTGGTGACAGCGCTAGCAATGGCAATAATTACAGTCAAGGTTTCACCGGCCAGGAATTCAAAAGCCAACAGAGCAGAGCTTCGGTCGAAGCCGAGCCCAAGTGCCCTTCCTGTGCCGTAGTCGGCGGCGAGCATCTGATATCGCGCAAGGGCGGTTCGGCAAAATCCCGCGGTAAGCAATTTGTTCTGGCGCCTTTCAATATCGTTTTCTGCGACAGCTGCGGACATGTCTACGGTGTGACCACCAGTGCTGGGTAGCCCCCGAGTTTAATGACAGTTCATCTCGTCGCCGGTCCGGCGACGATCAAGCGGCAAAATTATTTTCAGTCTCGTTGGTGTGGATCAGTGCATCACGCCGCCGCCTTCGACGACTAACAATTGGCCGGTGACGAAGTCGCTGTCGCTGCTGGCGAGGAAGACTGCCGTGCCGACGATGTCGGCGGGGGTCTCGACACGTTTGAAGGCGCGCTTATCCATGCTGCCTTCGCGCCGTTTGAGGACATCTTCAGAGACGTTTTCTTCACTCATGGTCGAGCCCGGCGTCATGCAGTTGACGTTGATGCCGAACTCGCCGAGTTGGCGTGCCATGACGCGGGTGAGGGCGACGACGCCGCCTTTGGCGGTGGTGTAGTGGGGCATGTTACCCGAGCCGCTGAAAAAAGTGCCTGATGCGATGTTGATGATCTTGCCGCTCTTCTGCCGCTTCATGATCGGGATCGCCGCCTTGCTGCAGAGAAACACGCCCTTTAAATTCACTTCGATGACGCGGTCCCATTCGTCGAGTTCCAACTCTTCCACCGGACCCTTCCAAAGTTTTTGCGTGACATAGATCGCGGCGTTGTTGACCAGGACATCGACGTGGCCGAATTTTTCCACGGTCTCGCGCATCAAGCCTTCGAGATTGGCCAAACTGCGCACATCGCTCGTGCGCGCCCAGGCCGAGCCGCCGGCGTCGACGATCGCCTTGGCCGTCGCTTCACCGCCCTGGGCGTCGATATCGGCGATGACGACGTGGGCGCCTTCTTCGGCGAAGCGGCGCGCGTAGGCCTTGCCGATGCCGTGGGCCGCGCCGGTGATGATGGTCACTTTGTCTTTAAGCCGCATGTTGCCTCCGCAAACGATGGAGAATCGGTGCGATGGAAAATCAATTCACAACGCTTAGCTAAAACTCGGCATTTTGCCGTCGAGTAGAACGCCCAGCTGCTCGGTCGGAAAACGCATGGCGATGAAGAACGCGCCGAACAAGCCGTACACCGCGCTGGCTTCGTCAAAGCGCATTTCATACACGAGCTTTTTAAAAACCAGCGGATCGTCGGCGAATAAGTCGACGCCCCATTCCCAATCGTCGAAGCCGATGGAACCGGAAATGATTTGCGTCACCCGGCCGGCGTAGCGGCGGCCGATCATACCGTGATCGTGCATCATGCGCTGGCGGTCGGCGATGGATTCGCTGTACCAGTTTTTTTGCTCGCCGCGATACTTGTTCATCGGATAAAAACACAGATAGCGGCGCTGGGGAATTTCCGGCCAGAGGCGCGGCGCGTTGGCTTGGCGCTGCTTGGCGAGTTCCGTTTCTATTTCGGCGTTCCATTCACCGGTGCCGGGCTTCAATCCTTTCGCCGTCAATTCCGTGTAGAGCTTCACCGAACCTTCGTAGAGACCGAGCTCGACCACCGACACATAGGAAGTGGTGGGTTCGAGATATTCGTAAAGCTCGGTGTGAGCGACGCTGAGTTCGGCCTGGTTGAGTTCTTCGAGGGTGCGGCGAAAATGGACGATCATCAGATCGCCCTTGTGGCCCAATAGCGAGAACAGGCCGGTGGGCTCGGTTTTGTTTTCTTCCATGGCGCTGAATGCTTTTCGTGGGTTGTCGAGTAAATATTTTTGCACCGCGGCGCTGAGCGCTTTCCAGGCGCTCCAGCGGATGCGAAACATTTGATGCAAAATATATGAACCGTCGAGGGTCAGCGGCGCTGCCGGCAACGGATTGTTTGGGGTTTGCTCCATGGCTATTTATCTCTCTCCAGAATTCGATTTGGTCGATAACCGTTCAGGTCGGCTGTGACGCAGTACCGCTGGGCGCCGGTTGATCGGGCTTCACGCCGCCGATTTTATTACGTAGCGCTTGGAAGCCGCGCTTGGCTAAGCGAAAAATTTTTGGTGCCAGCCAAATTATCAGCGCGATGAAGCCGGCGAGCAAAAACAGCATCACCAGAGGATGATGAAAGATCAGCCACAGGCTTCCCAGCACGGCGATATCTTCGGTGACGCTGGCGGCCCAATTGCTAAACGGCTCGGGGCTGGCGTTGATCGCTAAGCGTGTCGTCGCTTTCATGCCGTGGGCGGCCAGCGCGATAGAACCGCCGGCGAGCAGCGCGGCAAGCTCCAGCGCGGGATTCATGTCGCCCAGCGAACGGGCGGCGAGAATCGCTCCGGCGGGCACTCGGATAAATGTGTGCACGACATCCCAGCCGCTGTCGACGTAGGGGACTTTGTCGGCGAAGAACTCAATGACGTACATGGTGCAGGCGATGCCGATGACCGCCGGATGGCTGAGAACCTGCAGATCCGGCGGTAGTTGAATCATCTGCGCCAAATTGGCGATACCCAACACCGCTACGGTGGCGTAGAGATTGATTCCGGAGGTCCACGCCGCTCCCATGGCCAAACTGAGCGTTTCGATGGTGCCCATAATAGACTCCTTTGCGCGCTAACTAGTTTGACCCTGCCGACGACAATTCAATTCGCCGCGGGCGGGAGCTTGGGAATCTTCTAGCACGTCGGTGCAATATCCTTCGGAGTCCTTCGACGGGCTCAGGACGAACGGATTCGAGACTGATATCGTCGAGAATAATCCGTTCATGCTGAGCCTGTCGAAGCATGTTCCTCGTTTTCGGGTTAAAGCTTGAACTTGCTCTCAATCTTATCTTTGAATTCCTTTTCAAAGGCATTGACCGCGGGAAACTGATCCATCCATTTATAAGGCCGGCAAGCGTCGATTAAAACGCGATCGGATGTGTAGCCGCGCGGCGAGCGTTCTTCCGGCGGCATCGCCGGCTCGCACACCGACGCCCACACGTCTTTGATGATGTCGATGCCGCCGCGCACGTAACAGCGCGTGGCGATGGCCCAGATTACTTCTCCCGGATTCGTAATATCGATGTCGTCGTCGACCACGACGACGAATTTACCGCCGTAGGCTCCCGCGCGCGCGCCGGCGGCGACCAGCAGCGCTTGCTTGGCGTGACCGGCATATCGCTGCTTGATGGAGACAACCGTGAAAGGCCCCGGCTGTCCGCCGTAGACAAAACCCCAGACGCCTTTCACTTCCGGTATGCCGGCCTTTTCCAACTGCTCCCACAAAGTTGCGGCGCCCAGCGGCATCGGCAGATAACTCGCCGGCGGTTTGAGCGGCGGCGCGCCGAGCAGGATCGGATTGTTGCGATAGTAAATTCGTTTCACTGTCATCACCGGAGTCTCGCCGACGTTTTCATCCGTGAAGTATCCCGGCCACTCGCCGAAGGGACCTTCTTTCGGCATGTCTTCGTCTTTCATCGGCGGCAGTTCGCCCTCTAAAACGATTTCAGCATTGGCCGGAATCGGCAGACCCGTGTACGCGCCGCGGGCGACGGCTACCGGGGCGCCTTGGAGATAGCCGGCAAATTCAAACTCGTTGACATCCGGCGGCAGCGGCAATTGCGCGGCGAGAAACACCGCCGGGCCTTGGCCGAGCGTGATCGCGATCGGCAACGCCTTGCCGGCATCCCGCGCTCTCTCGAAAGAGAGCCGGCCATGTTTGCCCATGTTCATTTTTACCGACACATGATTTTTGTCCTGGACCATGACGCGGTACGTGCCGATGTTGATTTTGCCGGTATCGAGATCTTTCGTGATGACGCCGCAGCCGGTGCCGATGAACGGCCCGCCGTCGAGATCGTGCCACTTGGGCGTGGGAAATTTGTAGAGATCGACTTCGTCGTCGACCATCTGATTTTCCATCACCGGGCCGCCTTCGACTTGCTGCACGGGGACGGGCTTGTAAGCCGCGAGTTTTTTACGCCATTCGTGGAGAAAGTCGATGCCGTTTTGCGCCGCGATGCCCATCGCCGGGCCGGTGCGCTTGCAGGTGCGAAAGACATTGGTGATGACGCGAAAGCCCGCCGGATAGTTTTTGAAATTGTTAAACAGCAGTGCATCGCCTTCCTTTTCCGCCGCCCGCTCGGTGAGCGCGCCGACTTCTAGATTCAAATCCACGCCGTCGAACTCGCGCAGTTCGCCCATTTCTTTCAACACTTCGATATAACCCCGCATGTCGGTAACATCAGCCATTGGTGCCTCCTAAATTGGCGCAATAGTATGGCGGCGGGACGGGGGAGTCAAATGAGTCAAAATCTTGTTGGATGCAGCTTCGATAACCCATGCCGGGTTTCCGGAACCCTTCGCTACGGCAGCGCATTGCGCTGCCTACTCAGGGAATCGGAAAATAAAATTGGCGCGATCTATCAATTCGATCGGTATCACACGTACCGTTTCCCCGAGTAGCGACCGGTGAGGTCGCGTAGCGAGGGGTTCTTGCTTTGGCAGGATTTGTCAGAAATCTTCTGGCGCAGTGAAATCCTTTAGCAAAGTGTAGTAAGACTGTTTCGTGCAGTTTCCCTTCTTCTACGGCTGGATCATCGTCGCCATCGCCATGGTCGCGGGTTTCATTTCTTCCGGCGTTAGCAATGTCACAATGGCAGTGGTGTTAAAACCGATCAGCGAGGATCTCGGCTGGAGCCGCACGGTGACGGCTGCGGCGATTACACTTGGCTCTTTTGGCGGCGGGTTGCTCTCGCCGCTGTTTGGGCCGGTGGCCGATCGTTATGGACCAAGAATTTTACTGCCCCTTGGCGGTGTGTTGGTGGGGCTGTTGTCGATCGGCGTCAGTTTGAGCACCGAGCCGTGGCAGTTTTACGCGACCTTTGTGCCGGCGCGGGCGCTCACCGAGTTTCTCTTGTGCGGCGTCGTTCCTTATACCGCCATCGCCAATTGGTTTCATGTCATGCGGCCGCGTGCCTTGGGGTTGGTGGCGATGTCGACGCCCTTGGGTTCGGCGCTGATGACCCTAATCTATCAATACTTGGTCATGCATCACGGCTGGCGCAGCGCGTTTTTAGTTTTGGGTCTAGCGTTTTTAATTTTGGTCGTCGTGCCCGGCGCGATATTTCTGCGCCGCCAGCCGGAAGATCTTGGCATGTTTCCTGACGGCGTTGCCCCGGCATTGCAGATTGATGCTCGGACCGGCGACGCTGTGCCGGCGGCGGATTCGCTTCAGCACCACTGGTCGCGCGCTGAGGCGATGCGCACGGTGACACTTTGGCTACTGGTGGCGAGCGTTTTTTTCGCTTCCGTCGGCACCGGCGGTATCGCCTTTCACATGGTCGCCTATTTTACCGATGTGAAAATTTTGCCGGCCGCCGCGGCCGGCGCTTTGAGCGTGATGGCGTTGTCGGGCGCCGTTGGCAGCGGTATTTGGGGCGCTTTGGCGGAGCGTTTTTCGGCGCGTGGCTTGAGTGTGGCGACGACGGTGCTCTCGGCGGCGTCGGTGGCTTTGTTGATGCAAGTGACGTCGCCGCTGACGGCGTATCTCTTCGGCTTGTTATTCGGCATCAGTGCTCGCGGCGGTACCGCGGTGCTGACGCAAATTCTCCTGGCGCATTATTTCGGCCGCCGTTCTTTTGGCGCCATCAGCGGCGTGCTCGAACCGTTTCACAAAGGCGGACTCGGTCTCGGTGCCTTGATGGCCGGCGCCGGCTTCGATCTGTTCGGTAATTATCGCGCCGTGTTCACCGCCTTCTTGTCGATGTATCTTTTGTCGGCATTTATAATTTACTTTGCCCGCCGGCCCGAACCTTTGCCTTGACTTTGGCCGGCCATACTTTAGTTTCTCAATCATGATGATGCAGCGTTCGAGTTTTCACCTCGCTTGGCTATTCGCATTATTGCTTAGTTTCAAATTGGCGCAGGCGGAGCCGGTTCAAGAATTCGTTCTCGATAACGGCCTCAAAGTTCTTCTACTAGAAGACCACAAGAGCCCTTCGGTCACTTTCCAAGTTTGGTACCGCGTCGGCTCGCGCAATGAGAAAGACGGCAAGAGCGGCTTGGCGCATTTTCTCGAACATTTTTTGTTCAAAGGCACGCCGACCACGGGGCCGGAAGAGTACGCGCGCATTATCGCCAAGAACGGCGGACGGTCGAACGCTTTTACGACCACCGATATGACGGTTTACTTCGCGACCATGAGCCGGGAGAAGATTTCAATTCAATTGGAACTGGAAGCGGATCGCATGGCCAACGCGTTGCTCGGCGAAACTTACTTCGAGCCGGAGAAAAAAGTCATTCAAGAAGAACGCAGGCTGCGCACCGACGATAATCCGGCGGCAGCGTTGGGTGAAGTAGCTAACGCGGTGGCGCTGACTGTTCATCCTTACCGCCGGCCGGTGGTCGGTTGGATGGAAGACATTCAAAATCTGACGCGCCAGGATTTGGTCGACTTCTATAAACTTTATTACGCGCCGAACAACGCGGTGATCGTCGTCACCGGCGATTTTGCCACGGCGGAATTGCTGCCGCGCATCAAAGCGGCCTACGGCAAAATTCCCCGCGGCGCCGAGCCGCCGAAAGTAAATGTCACAGAGCCGGAGCAGCGCGGCGAGCGGCGCGTCATGCTCAAGAAAGAAGCCGAGCTGCCGGTGATTCTGATGTCCTATCACGCGCCTAACTTGAAGAGTTCGGACAGCTTCGCCTTGGATCTGCTTTCCGTGGTGCTCGCCGGCGGACGCAGTTCGCGGCTGCATCACGAGTTGGTTTACAAAAAGCGGCTGGCCCATGAGATCGACGCCGACTACAGCGCGGTGTCCGTCGATCCCACGGGGTTTTCCATTAGCGCGCAGTTATTGCCGGGCAAAGAGGCGGCGCAGTTGGAACTGGAGATCGACCGTGAGCTGGAAAAAATCAAGCACGATCTAGTCAGCGACAAGGAATTGCAAAAAGCTAAAAACCAAGTCGAAGCGGCGTTCATCTTCGCTCAAGACTCCATTTTTGGCCAAGCGATGAAGATCGGTTACTACGAAATCGCCGGCGGCTGGCGCCAGATGGAAAGTTATCTCGACGGCATCCGCAAAGTGAGCCGGGAAGATATTCGCCGGGTCGCGAAAAAATATCTCGACCGCGACCGGCGCACGGTCGGCGTGCTGGTTCCGACCAAAGAAAAAGCCAAATGAAAAAGATTTTTTTAAAACTGATCGCGCTCATAGTTTTCGCGTTTGTTTCGTCTGGTGCCGATGCCGATATGGTGCCCAAGCGATCGGCGTTGAGTAACGGCATGGTGTTGCTCACTTCCGAGCAGCGCGCGCTGCCGATGGTGGCGCTGGAGTTGATCGTCGACGCCGGCTCTCGTCATGAAACCGCCGAACAAGCAGGGCTCGCCAACTTGACTTCGAAGCTGCTCACCTACGGAACGAAAAAGCGCAACGCCTTACAAATCAGCGAGAGCTTGGATTTTATCGGCGCCAGCTTGGGCACCGGTGCCGGGGAAAATACCGCCAGCCTCAGTTTGACCATTCTCAAAAAAGATCTGGCCGTCGGTCTGGAGCTGTTGGCGGAGATTCTCACGTCGTCGACTTTCCCCCAGGCTGAGATCGACCGGCAGAAGCAGGCGATCATCGCCGGCATTCGCGCCCAGGAGGAAGATCCCGGCGCGGTTGCCGGTAAGGCCTTCGCCGCCGCGCTGTTTCCGCGCAGTCCTTATGGCCGAGCGGTGGAAGGCAGCGAAGCCTCGGTGAAAAATTTGTCGGCGCAGAGCCTCAAGGATTTTTTCTCGCGCTATTACCGACCCAATCGCTCGATCCTGTCGGTGGTCGGCGATGTCTCAGAGCAGGAAATCACCCAGGCGCTCAATCAGGCTTTTCGCACTTGGACCAAAGGCGCGGCGAGCGCGCCGCCGCCGGCGCCGAGCCAGATCGGCGCGGCGCAGACATTGCGCATTCAAAAGGATCTTACGCAGGCCAATATCATCCTCGGCCATGTCGGCGTGGCGCGCGGCCACCCGGATTACTACGCGCTGCAAGTGATGAACTATATTCTCGGCGGCGGAGGGTTCTCGTCGCGGGCGATGGAATCGATTCGCAACGAGCGCGGCTTGGCCTACTCGGTCTACAGTTTTTTTGGCGCGGACAAGAGTCACGGCTCGTTTCAATTGGTCATGCAGACGAAAAGCGAATCGGCGCAAGAAGCGCTACGGCTGGCGTTGGCAGAGATCCGCCGCATGCGCGAGCAGCCGGTGAGCGAGCAGGAACTCGACGACGCCAAGAATTATATGACCGGCAGTTTTCCGCTGCGCTTCGATACCAACCGCAAGGTCGCCGGTTTCTTGGGGCAAGTGGAATTGTTCGACCTCGGTCTCGATTACCCCAATCGTTACAGCACGCTGGTTGGCAAAGTGAGCCGCGAAGATGTCCAGCGCGTCGCCGGACAATTCTTGCAACCGGATAAACTCATCACTGTCATCGTCGGCAACCAGAGTAAAATCGCCGCTAAATAAACCGCGGCGAAACTTCTGGTGGCGGCTTGATCGCGCTTAGCGCTCCATGGCATAGTCAGGGCGCCGCGGAAACGAGGAGCGCCGACGATCCACAGCGACGGGGCCGCTATGACAAAAGTACTGATCATCGAAGACCATGCCGATATGCGCGAGTTGCTGAGCTGGCAAGTCGAGCTGATGGGATTTACCGCCGTGGTGGCGCAACATGGGCGCGAAGGGATCGACAAGGCGGTGACTTAAAAGCCGGACTTGATCATACTCGACATCATGATGCCGGGGATGGACGGGCGCGAAGCGGCGCGGGAAATACGCGCTAAGCCGGGGCTCGATGGTGTGACGATCCTGGCCTCGACCGCCTTGTTTCGTGAAGGCGACCTCAAGGCTTGTCTCGACGCTGGTTGCAACGGTTACATCGTCAAGCCGTTCACTTTCCAGGAGCTGCAGGCCAAGCTGAAAGAAATTGCGCCGGCGCTGAATCCGAAGTTGCCCGGCTGATTTGCCGGCGCGCGCGCCGACAAGATCGGCGGGTCGCCGCCAATTCAATCTGGCATTTCGCGATTGGGGTATGAACCCCGCTCGCGACCGGGGATGCTCACCCCCTTTGGAAACCCCATTTAGTTGTGACCGCCGCAAGCAGCGGGGAATATTAGATTAAAACATTCCGAAGCTCCCATCGCCGTCACCGTGAGCTCGTCAACTTCACCCACATCGCCGCCGCCAACCGCCCACGCTAAAGCGATTTCGATCGTGCAACGGCTGCGTGGCAGCGGCTTCGAGGCCTATCTCGCCGGCGGCTGTGTGCGCGATATGCTGCTCGGCAAGATGGCGCAAGACTACGACATCACGACCAGCGCCAAGGCTGAAGATGTCCAGCGGATTTTTCCCGACACCGTGGCGGTGGGCGCGCAGTTCGGCGTGATCTTGGTTCTCCTCGACGGCGAAGCTTTCGAAGTCGCCAGTTTTCGTTTCGACGGTCCTTATCTCGACGGCCGCCATCCCAGTCAAGTCCGCTACGGCACTCTCGAAGAAGATATCCAGCGGCGCGACTTTACGATTAACGGGATGGTTTATGACCCGCTTGGTGACCGGGTTATAGATTTAGTCGACGGGCGAGGCGATCTGGCGCGGCGCACCGTTCGCGCCATCGGCAATCCAATTAACCGCTTCGTGGAGGACCGCCTGCGCATGATCCGCGCCGTGCGTTTCGCCGCTCGACTGCAATTCGACATCGAACCGGCGACTTTTTCCGCGATGCAGCAGTTGGCGCCGACGGTGACGCAGATCTCCTGGGAACGGATCGGCGACGAAGTGACGCGCATCTTGACCGAAGGCGGCGCCCGGCGCGGCTTTGAGTTGCTCGATCAAAGCGGCTTGCTCCGTGTGTTGCTGCCGGAAGTGGCGGCGATGAAGGACACGATGCAGAGTCCCGACTATCACCCCGAAGGCGACGTGTTCACGCATACGTTGCTTTTGCTCAGCCACTTGGAAGCGGCGCCGTCCGAGAGTTTGGCTTACGGTTGCCTGTTACACGACGTCGCCAAGCCGGTTTGTCTGCGCCAGGAGGCGCAGCGGATCACTTTTTACGGCCACACCGAGCAGGGCGCCGAGATGGCCGAAGAGATTCTTAAAAGACTCAAGCGCGGCCGGGCGTTGTGGGAGCGGGTGAGTTATTTAGTTCGTTACCACCTGCGGCCGGTGCAGGCGCCGCAGATGCGGCTCAATACGTTGAAGCGTTTTCTCCGCGAAGAAGGTATCGGCGAACTGCTCGAACTGGCGCGCATCGATGCGTTGTCATCCAACGGCGATTTGCAGTATTACCATTTCTGTCATGAGCGCTTGGCGGCATTGAAGGACGACGAGATTCGCCCTGAACTGTTGCTGCGCGGCGGCGATTTGATTGAACTGGGCTTCAAGCCGGGGCCGCTGTTCGCGAAAATTCTCCGCCAAGTCGAAGACGCCCAGCTCGCCGGCGAGTTGAGCGGCCGGGACCAGGCTCTCGATTGGGTCAAGCAAAATTTTTCAACCGAGGTCAAGGGATGAAGAAACCACAAGTCTATAAAACGATCGGCCATGCCGAACCGCGCTCCGATGGCGCGGAAAAGGTTACCGGCAAAGCGCTCTACACGGTGGATGTGGATTTGCCCGGCATGGCCCATGGCAAAGTCTTGCGCAGCCCCTACGCCCACGCGCGCCTACTGCGCGTCGACGGCAGCAAGGCGGAAAAGCTCGCCGGCGTCTACGCCGTCGTCACTCGCGAAGATCAAAAAAGCCTGCGCATGTTCGGCGCGGCTTATAAAGATCAAACCATCGTCGCGGTGGACAAGGTGCGTTATGCCGGCGATCCGGTGGCGGCGGTGGCGGCGGTGGATGAAGCGACCGCCTGCGCGGCGTTGGAACTGATCGAGGTTGACTATGAAGAGTTGCCGGCGGTGACCAGTTTGGACGAAGCGATGGCCGACGGCGCATCGTTAGTTCATGAATTGTCGGCCAGCGGCGGCGAACTCATGGGCCAACGCTACGAGGCGCCCAAGGAGTTTAGCGGCACCAATCTTTGCTACCGTTTCAGTTACGCCAACGGCGACGTTGAACAAGGCTTCGCCAAAGCCGAGCGGATTTTCGAAAACACTTTCACTTTTCCGCGGGTGCAGCATTTCTCCATGGAGCCCCATGCGACGGTGGCGCACTTCGAAGGCGATCGGCTGACGCTTTGGGCCGGCACTCAAGAACCGTTCACGTTGCGCGAGCATCTGGCGGATATTTTTCGTCTACCGCAGAGCAAGATTCGCGTCATCGTGCCCTACGTCGGCGGCGGCTACGGCGGTAAGCTGGCGGTAAAGACCGAGCCCTTGGCCGCGGCCTTGTCGCTCAAAGCCAAACGGCCGGTGCGCTTGGTCCACACCATTGAGGAGAGTTTCAAAACCGTCACGCGCCATCCGGCGCGGGTGAAAATTAAAACCGGCGTCAGCAAAGACGACAAACTGGTGGCGCGCCAATGTCTGATTCACATGGAGACCGGCGCCTACGCCGACGCCGGCCCGCGGGTGACGCAGAAGGCGGGCTATCGCTGCTTCGGTCCCTACCGCATCCCGCATATGAAAACCGATGCCTTCACGGTTTACACCAACACGGTGCCGGCGGGCGCCTACCGCGGCTTCGGGACGTTGCAAGTGACCTGGGCCTACGAATCGCAGATGGATATTATCGCCAAAGAACTCGGCCTC
This window contains:
- a CDS encoding CCA tRNA nucleotidyltransferase; the encoded protein is MLLGKMAQDYDITTSAKAEDVQRIFPDTVAVGAQFGVILVLLDGEAFEVASFRFDGPYLDGRHPSQVRYGTLEEDIQRRDFTINGMVYDPLGDRVIDLVDGRGDLARRTVRAIGNPINRFVEDRLRMIRAVRFAARLQFDIEPATFSAMQQLAPTVTQISWERIGDEVTRILTEGGARRGFELLDQSGLLRVLLPEVAAMKDTMQSPDYHPEGDVFTHTLLLLSHLEAAPSESLAYGCLLHDVAKPVCLRQEAQRITFYGHTEQGAEMAEEILKRLKRGRALWERVSYLVRYHLRPVQAPQMRLNTLKRFLREEGIGELLELARIDALSSNGDLQYYHFCHERLAALKDDEIRPELLLRGGDLIELGFKPGPLFAKILRQVEDAQLAGELSGRDQALDWVKQNFSTEVKG
- a CDS encoding xanthine dehydrogenase family protein molybdopterin-binding subunit, whose amino-acid sequence is MKKPQVYKTIGHAEPRSDGAEKVTGKALYTVDVDLPGMAHGKVLRSPYAHARLLRVDGSKAEKLAGVYAVVTREDQKSLRMFGAAYKDQTIVAVDKVRYAGDPVAAVAAVDEATACAALELIEVDYEELPAVTSLDEAMADGASLVHELSASGGELMGQRYEAPKEFSGTNLCYRFSYANGDVEQGFAKAERIFENTFTFPRVQHFSMEPHATVAHFEGDRLTLWAGTQEPFTLREHLADIFRLPQSKIRVIVPYVGGGYGGKLAVKTEPLAAALSLKAKRPVRLVHTIEESFKTVTRHPARVKIKTGVSKDDKLVARQCLIHMETGAYADAGPRVTQKAGYRCFGPYRIPHMKTDAFTVYTNTVPAGAYRGFGTLQVTWAYESQMDIIAKELGLDALDFRVKNLLKKGDLYTPGDTPVDCDLKAGLLQAAEEIGWKQKNLKPNHGRGLAVCMKDGGGTYKVSSAAVKMNADGSVVLLTGTVEVGQGARTALSQVVAEELAIPFTAVTVAALDTEVTPYDVNTNASSSMVVMGLSVQRAAQDLKRQLLRHAAKILKTKVEQLSLSGGKIVGAKNQGLTFVELMQKVFLSRSGELIGHGAYQSLKSAKAALGSPTNFWEISWGAAEVEVDRETGAVKLLKYVSLADVGRAIHPVQCEGQDEGGVMNAIGHSLMEEMVYKDGQLLNPNLVDYRVPSFASLPKEFETILVESHNGPGPFGSKGTGEGGLLPVAAAIGNAVCQATGLRMYDLPLTPERVWRALGKISQDL